The following coding sequences lie in one Kamptonema formosum PCC 6407 genomic window:
- a CDS encoding ABC transporter ATP-binding protein has product MKTRSNYWQILPYLRPQQQTIAKALACTLAFTVFWPIIAWLIGETAKFIGTGDLKGFAQIAGLSAVIFLIRGTVQYGQDTLMAKAALTIALNIRKQVYTHLQQLNLGYFETSKTGDLSYRLTEDIDRIGEVVNKFFHQFVPCILQLIVVLGYMIYLNWQLTLATLIIAPIMAILIGWFGEKLLTYSRRSQDRISDLSAMLTEVFSGIRLVKAFAAEEYEIARFVQEAEQNRRAKYLAERVKALQFVIVGFLEAMSILLLFFLGGWQISQGNLTATAFISYVAGVALLIDPIAITTSNYSEFKQGEASCDRIFELLAIQPSVVEKPGAIALPPVSGKVVYRNVTFSYQPEKPVLQNLDLLVHPGEMIALVGPSGAGKTTLVNLLPRFYELQAGQILIDDIDIQDVTLGSLRRQIGIVPQETILFSGSIAQNIAFGQAYYEMKDVEAAAKIANAHQFITQFPDGYQTWVGERGVNLSGGQRQRIAIARAVLLNPRILILDEATSALDSESEALVQEALERLMRDTYGGLRQRTVFIIAHRLATVRRAERILVVEDGKIVESGTHEELLEKGDRYARFYAQQFS; this is encoded by the coding sequence TTGAAAACTCGGTCTAATTACTGGCAAATACTCCCTTACCTCCGCCCACAACAGCAAACTATTGCTAAGGCATTAGCTTGTACTTTAGCCTTTACCGTATTCTGGCCGATTATCGCGTGGTTAATTGGCGAAACAGCCAAATTTATTGGCACAGGAGATTTAAAGGGATTCGCTCAAATTGCTGGACTTAGTGCCGTTATCTTCTTAATTCGCGGTACTGTGCAATACGGGCAAGATACGCTGATGGCAAAAGCTGCATTGACTATTGCTTTAAATATCCGCAAGCAAGTTTATACACATTTGCAGCAACTTAATCTCGGCTACTTTGAAACGTCCAAAACTGGAGATTTATCATATCGCCTCACTGAAGATATTGACCGGATTGGCGAAGTAGTTAATAAGTTTTTCCACCAATTCGTCCCTTGCATTTTGCAGCTAATTGTTGTCTTGGGATACATGATTTATCTCAATTGGCAATTAACTTTAGCTACATTAATAATTGCCCCGATAATGGCGATATTAATAGGCTGGTTTGGCGAAAAATTACTTACTTACTCTCGTCGCAGTCAAGATCGAATCTCTGATTTATCCGCAATGTTAACGGAAGTATTCAGCGGTATTCGCCTGGTGAAAGCCTTCGCTGCTGAGGAATATGAGATTGCTAGATTTGTACAGGAAGCTGAACAAAACCGCCGTGCTAAATATTTAGCAGAACGGGTAAAAGCGCTCCAGTTTGTGATAGTGGGATTTTTAGAAGCCATGAGTATACTGCTGCTATTTTTCTTAGGCGGCTGGCAAATTTCTCAAGGCAATTTGACGGCTACAGCCTTTATTAGTTATGTAGCAGGGGTGGCGTTGTTAATTGACCCGATTGCAATCACAACTAGCAATTATAGTGAGTTTAAACAAGGGGAAGCGTCTTGCGACCGCATTTTTGAATTATTAGCAATTCAGCCAAGTGTCGTGGAAAAACCGGGCGCGATCGCGCTTCCTCCAGTTAGCGGTAAAGTTGTATATCGAAATGTCACCTTTTCCTACCAGCCGGAAAAACCCGTACTACAAAACTTAGATTTGCTGGTACATCCAGGGGAAATGATTGCGCTTGTTGGCCCTTCGGGTGCGGGGAAAACGACCTTAGTTAATCTTTTACCGAGATTCTATGAGCTCCAGGCTGGACAGATTTTAATTGACGATATTGATATTCAGGATGTGACATTAGGAAGTTTGCGCCGACAAATTGGGATTGTACCCCAAGAAACTATCTTATTTTCTGGTAGTATTGCCCAAAATATTGCCTTTGGTCAAGCTTATTATGAAATGAAAGATGTGGAAGCAGCGGCAAAAATTGCGAATGCTCACCAGTTTATCACTCAATTTCCTGATGGGTATCAAACTTGGGTAGGGGAAAGGGGGGTGAATTTATCAGGGGGACAGCGACAAAGAATTGCGATCGCACGCGCAGTATTGTTAAATCCTAGAATCTTAATTCTCGATGAAGCTACCTCCGCCTTGGATTCAGAATCAGAAGCTTTAGTACAGGAAGCCTTGGAAAGATTGATGCGCGATACCTACGGCGGGCTTCGCCAACGCACTGTTTTTATTATCGCTCATCGTTTGGCAACCGTGCGACGGGCCGAAAGAATTTTAGTAGTAGAAGATGGCAAAATAGTAGAATCAGGAACTCACGAAGAACTGTTGGAAAAAGGCGATAGATATGCTCGTTTTTACGCTCAACAGTTTAGTTAG
- a CDS encoding type II toxin-antitoxin system Phd/YefM family antitoxin, with the protein MKTVSLDEINANFNNYLKATQGESILITDNGQPVAAITLVVDPDELERLMLANSVKFNKLVEKSQQSIKENGGMDYDDFWELVDELSIKREESQGDK; encoded by the coding sequence ATGAAAACTGTAAGTTTAGATGAAATCAATGCAAATTTTAACAACTACTTGAAAGCTACTCAAGGAGAATCAATTTTAATTACGGATAATGGCCAGCCTGTAGCAGCAATTACTTTAGTTGTAGATCCAGATGAACTGGAACGTTTAATGTTAGCTAATAGTGTTAAGTTCAATAAATTGGTAGAGAAATCTCAGCAAAGTATTAAGGAAAATGGGGGTATGGATTATGATGATTTTTGGGAATTGGTGGACGAGTTATCTATAAAAAGGGAAGAAAGTCAAGGAGATAAATGA
- the lpdA gene encoding dihydrolipoyl dehydrogenase: MSQGFDYDLVIIGAGVGGHGAAIHAVNCGLKTAIIEAAEMGGTCVNRGCIPSKALLAAAGRVRDLRNAHHLKTLGIQLGSVDFDRGAIASHAGNIVNKLRGDLTNSLKRLGVDTIQGWGKVTGPQKVTVETSGGEKVITAKDIILAPGSIPFVPRGIELDGKTVFTSDDAVRLESLPQWVAIIGSGYIGLEFSDIYTALGCEVTMIEALDQLMPTFDPDIAKLAERVLITPRDIETKVGLLAMKVTPGSPVVVELADAKTKEIVEVLEVDACLVATGRVPVSSNLGLESVGVETVRGFIPVNDKMAVLAGGEPVPNLWAIGDVNGKMMLAHAASAMGIAAVENICGRDREVDYRSIPAAAFTHPEISYVGMTEPAAKELGKAEGFEVATVKSYFKGNSKAIAEGETDGVAKVIFRKDTGELLGVHIFGLHAADLIQEAANAIAQRDSVRNLAFAVHTHPTLSEVLDEAYKRAVGSH; encoded by the coding sequence GTGAGTCAGGGATTTGATTACGATTTAGTGATAATTGGTGCTGGCGTGGGAGGACACGGGGCTGCCATACACGCTGTTAACTGCGGTTTGAAGACTGCAATTATCGAAGCGGCGGAGATGGGCGGTACTTGCGTTAACAGGGGTTGTATTCCCTCTAAGGCGTTGCTGGCGGCGGCGGGAAGGGTGCGGGATTTGCGAAATGCTCACCATTTGAAGACTTTAGGGATTCAATTGGGAAGTGTGGATTTCGATCGCGGTGCGATCGCCAGTCATGCTGGCAATATTGTCAATAAACTGCGCGGTGATTTGACGAATAGCCTCAAACGCTTGGGTGTGGATACGATCCAAGGTTGGGGTAAGGTTACGGGGCCGCAAAAAGTGACTGTGGAAACTAGCGGCGGTGAGAAGGTAATTACTGCTAAGGATATAATTCTCGCGCCAGGTTCGATTCCTTTTGTCCCTCGTGGAATTGAACTTGATGGGAAGACGGTTTTTACTAGCGATGATGCGGTGAGACTGGAATCTTTACCTCAGTGGGTGGCAATTATTGGTAGTGGTTATATCGGTTTGGAGTTTTCGGATATTTACACTGCTTTGGGTTGTGAAGTGACGATGATTGAGGCATTAGATCAGTTGATGCCGACTTTTGACCCAGATATTGCTAAGTTAGCTGAACGGGTGTTGATTACACCGCGAGATATTGAGACTAAGGTGGGACTTTTGGCGATGAAGGTGACTCCTGGTTCGCCTGTGGTGGTGGAACTTGCTGATGCCAAAACTAAGGAAATTGTGGAAGTTTTGGAGGTGGATGCTTGTTTGGTGGCTACGGGGAGAGTTCCTGTTAGTAGTAATTTAGGGTTGGAGTCGGTAGGGGTGGAAACTGTGCGCGGTTTTATCCCTGTAAATGACAAGATGGCGGTGTTGGCGGGTGGGGAACCCGTGCCGAATTTGTGGGCGATCGGGGATGTGAATGGCAAGATGATGTTAGCTCATGCTGCGTCGGCGATGGGGATTGCGGCGGTGGAGAATATTTGCGGGCGCGATCGCGAGGTGGATTACCGCAGTATACCAGCGGCGGCTTTTACTCACCCAGAAATTAGCTATGTGGGGATGACAGAACCAGCGGCTAAGGAGTTAGGAAAGGCTGAAGGGTTTGAGGTAGCTACTGTCAAGAGTTATTTTAAGGGAAATTCTAAGGCGATCGCTGAGGGTGAAACTGATGGGGTAGCTAAGGTAATTTTCCGTAAGGATACGGGGGAATTGTTGGGGGTTCACATTTTTGGACTCCACGCGGCGGATTTAATTCAAGAGGCGGCGAATGCGATCGCGCAGCGGGATTCTGTTCGCAATTTAGCTTTTGCCGTACACACTCATCCGACTCTTTCTGAGGTTTTGGATGAGGCCTATAAGCGGGCTGTTGGTAGTCATTAA
- a CDS encoding four helix bundle protein codes for MNKELIKSHEDLAVYQMAFDAAMKIFDLSKKFPVEERYSLTDQIRRSSRSICANLAEAWRKRRYKAAFISKLNDCEAEAAETQTWIKFAVKCQYLELESARELYATYNQVLSGLVNMINNSNNWIIK; via the coding sequence GTGAACAAAGAATTAATTAAAAGCCATGAAGATTTAGCTGTTTATCAAATGGCCTTTGATGCTGCTATGAAAATCTTTGATTTATCGAAAAAGTTTCCAGTAGAAGAACGATATTCTCTAACTGACCAAATTCGGAGATCGTCTCGTTCTATTTGTGCTAATTTAGCTGAAGCTTGGCGCAAGCGTCGCTATAAAGCAGCTTTTATATCTAAATTAAATGATTGTGAAGCTGAAGCGGCTGAAACCCAAACCTGGATCAAATTTGCTGTCAAATGTCAATATTTAGAATTAGAATCAGCCAGAGAACTTTACGCTACTTACAATCAAGTTCTCAGTGGTTTGGTCAATATGATTAATAACTCAAATAATTGGATTATTAAATAA
- a CDS encoding TrmH family RNA methyltransferase translates to MITSVQNPLVKEIRKLHASKGRREQGFFLLEGTHLLEEACAQKHPLATVCYTSEWQERHPQLWKKVCLQARRVELVSDRVLEAIATTVQPDGAIATAPRSEMQSVATASLGLALETVQDPGNLGTIIRTAAAAGADGLWLSGDSVDLDHPKVLRSSAGAWFRLPMAVTYDLKAEISRCQHQGMQILGTLPDASLTYWEVDLRVPTLIVLGNEGAGLSEDLTNLASLQVRIPLSQGVESLNVAIAAALILYEAQRQRR, encoded by the coding sequence ATGATTACCAGCGTTCAAAATCCTTTAGTAAAGGAAATACGCAAGCTTCACGCCTCGAAAGGGCGGCGGGAACAGGGTTTTTTTCTGTTGGAAGGGACGCATTTGCTAGAGGAAGCTTGCGCTCAGAAGCACCCTCTGGCAACGGTTTGCTATACTTCAGAATGGCAGGAAAGGCATCCCCAACTTTGGAAAAAAGTTTGTTTGCAAGCGCGGCGAGTAGAGTTGGTGAGCGATCGCGTTTTGGAAGCAATAGCAACTACAGTACAACCAGATGGTGCGATCGCTACAGCGCCTCGGAGTGAAATGCAGTCAGTAGCGACAGCCAGCTTGGGGTTAGCTTTAGAGACAGTACAAGATCCCGGTAATTTGGGGACAATTATTCGCACTGCTGCTGCGGCTGGGGCTGATGGTTTGTGGTTGAGTGGAGATAGTGTAGATTTAGACCATCCGAAGGTGTTGCGATCGTCAGCGGGGGCGTGGTTTCGACTACCAATGGCAGTTACTTATGATTTAAAAGCAGAAATCTCGCGCTGTCAACATCAGGGTATGCAGATTTTAGGAACTTTACCCGATGCAAGTTTGACTTATTGGGAAGTAGATTTGCGAGTACCAACTTTGATTGTATTGGGAAATGAAGGCGCGGGTTTATCGGAAGATTTGACAAATTTAGCCAGTCTGCAAGTCAGAATACCTCTGAGTCAGGGTGTGGAATCTCTAAATGTTGCGATCGCGGCTGCTTTAATATTATATGAAGCGCAACGCCAGAGAAGATGA
- a CDS encoding group I truncated hemoglobin: MKLRKSLAVLLTLVCITVITVNTFKLSPSFARSTPVMSLQQSAEKVNTDERIAQVPGGISLYNRLGGYNAIASVIDRAANYIFNDPLIGKYFIGLSTNSKLRLRQLLVDQFCQAAGGPCVYTGRTMNLSHSGIGLTNDEFNAFANGISQSLDDNRVNQTEKLEVLTFVNSLRSKIVEG, translated from the coding sequence ATGAAACTCCGTAAATCTTTGGCAGTGTTATTGACGTTAGTCTGTATCACAGTCATAACTGTAAATACTTTCAAACTCAGCCCTAGTTTCGCTCGTTCTACGCCAGTGATGTCACTACAACAATCGGCAGAGAAAGTAAATACAGATGAGCGCATTGCACAAGTTCCTGGAGGCATTTCTCTCTACAATAGGCTAGGAGGCTACAACGCGATCGCCAGCGTTATCGATCGTGCAGCAAATTACATATTCAACGATCCGCTAATTGGTAAATATTTTATTGGTTTGAGCACAAACTCAAAACTGAGGCTCCGTCAGTTGTTAGTCGATCAATTCTGCCAAGCAGCAGGCGGGCCTTGTGTTTATACAGGACGGACTATGAACCTTTCCCATAGTGGCATAGGTCTCACGAACGATGAATTTAATGCCTTTGCTAATGGTATATCCCAATCTCTTGATGATAACAGGGTTAATCAAACAGAGAAACTCGAAGTGTTGACATTTGTCAATAGTCTGAGAAGCAAGATAGTTGAAGGATAA
- a CDS encoding GNAT family N-acetyltransferase encodes MVEQLKPQYSVTWIGKISDVPQSEWDALAMPLKTPFLEWEWLNNLETSGSVTAKTGWLPYHLTVWRESPKDRPRQRQLIAAAPLYVKSHSYGEFVFDHQWAELAARIGVEYYPKLMGMTPFTPAEGYRFLIAPGEDEDLLTRLMIDTIDHFCDRNGISGCNFLYVDPEWRQVMERNGFSSWLHHSYIWQNQGYQTFDDYLGAFNANQRRNIKRERKAVEKAGLRIQSLTGDEIPQALFARMYSFYENTCDKFGWWGSKYLTKRFFEQLHHNYRDRVLFVAAYDEQDDRLPAGMSFCIFKGDRLYGRYWGSVQDIECLHFDACYYTPIEWAIAHDIQIFDPGAGGRHKKRRGFPATPNYSLHRFYNPRLSQILQSYICQINEREQEEIELVNEDLPFSKGND; translated from the coding sequence ATGGTAGAACAGCTTAAACCTCAATATTCTGTTACCTGGATCGGTAAAATTTCTGATGTACCTCAATCAGAATGGGATGCCTTAGCAATGCCACTAAAAACGCCATTTCTAGAATGGGAGTGGCTGAATAATTTAGAAACTTCTGGCAGTGTGACAGCGAAAACGGGTTGGTTGCCCTATCATTTAACAGTGTGGCGTGAAAGCCCTAAAGACAGGCCTCGCCAACGCCAATTAATCGCCGCTGCACCCCTTTATGTCAAAAGTCATAGTTATGGGGAATTTGTTTTCGATCATCAGTGGGCCGAGTTAGCTGCCCGTATCGGTGTAGAATATTATCCGAAGTTGATGGGAATGACACCGTTTACGCCTGCTGAGGGTTATCGGTTTTTGATTGCTCCTGGGGAAGATGAGGATCTATTGACGCGGTTGATGATCGATACGATCGACCATTTTTGCGATCGCAACGGCATTTCAGGCTGCAATTTTCTTTATGTTGACCCGGAATGGCGACAAGTTATGGAAAGGAACGGTTTTAGCAGTTGGCTGCATCATAGCTACATCTGGCAAAACCAAGGATATCAAACTTTTGATGATTATTTAGGCGCTTTCAATGCTAACCAACGCCGTAATATTAAGCGGGAACGCAAGGCTGTAGAAAAGGCGGGTTTGCGAATCCAAAGTCTGACAGGGGATGAAATTCCTCAAGCTTTGTTTGCGCGAATGTACTCTTTTTACGAGAATACTTGTGATAAGTTTGGCTGGTGGGGAAGTAAGTATTTAACTAAGCGATTTTTTGAGCAATTGCACCATAACTATCGCGATCGCGTGTTATTTGTGGCCGCCTATGACGAACAGGACGATCGCTTACCAGCGGGAATGTCTTTTTGCATTTTTAAAGGCGATCGGCTTTACGGGCGTTATTGGGGAAGCGTGCAGGATATAGAATGTTTGCACTTTGATGCTTGCTATTATACGCCGATTGAGTGGGCGATCGCTCATGATATTCAAATTTTTGACCCTGGTGCCGGTGGCCGCCACAAAAAACGGCGTGGCTTTCCAGCTACACCTAATTATAGTTTGCATCGGTTTTATAACCCTCGCCTCTCCCAAATTCTCCAGTCTTACATTTGTCAAATTAATGAAAGGGAACAGGAGGAAATTGAACTGGTAAATGAAGATTTGCCTTTTAGTAAAGGCAATGACTAA
- a CDS encoding RibD family protein, producing MGNKIGRPQTTVILAMSADGKIADKMRSPARFGSPQDKAHLEKQIAIADGVLFGSNTLRAYGTTMRVSVPELLKMRAEQGKELQPIQIVCSRSRHFDPNLQFFQQPVPRWLLTAAINDENQELMPNFDRILVASMPNGNIDWVAAFQQLANLGLQRLAILGGGNLVASLLTDNLIDEFWLTICPLILGGADAPTPVEGEGFLANLAPKLQLLEVQQVDQEVFLHYRLMANG from the coding sequence ATGGGAAATAAGATTGGTAGGCCGCAGACAACAGTGATTCTGGCAATGAGTGCTGATGGTAAAATTGCCGATAAGATGCGATCGCCTGCAAGGTTCGGTTCCCCCCAAGACAAAGCTCATTTAGAAAAACAAATCGCGATCGCAGATGGGGTATTATTTGGCAGCAACACTCTCCGCGCCTACGGGACAACCATGAGAGTATCTGTGCCAGAGTTGTTGAAAATGAGGGCAGAACAAGGAAAAGAGTTACAACCGATACAGATAGTTTGTTCGCGATCGCGCCATTTTGACCCTAATTTGCAATTTTTTCAGCAACCCGTACCCCGCTGGCTATTAACAGCGGCAATAAATGATGAGAATCAAGAATTAATGCCCAACTTCGATCGAATTTTAGTTGCATCAATGCCTAATGGAAATATTGACTGGGTTGCAGCTTTTCAACAGTTAGCTAATCTCGGTTTGCAGCGTTTGGCAATCTTGGGAGGTGGGAACTTAGTAGCTTCTTTACTTACTGATAATTTAATTGATGAATTTTGGTTGACGATTTGCCCGCTAATTTTAGGTGGTGCGGATGCGCCGACACCAGTTGAAGGAGAGGGGTTTTTAGCAAATTTAGCACCAAAACTGCAACTTTTAGAAGTTCAGCAGGTTGACCAAGAAGTATTTCTACATTATCGGCTAATGGCTAATGGCTAA
- a CDS encoding lamin tail domain-containing protein, with protein sequence MADLFFSEYIEGSNSNQALEIYNSTESTVDLSSAGYAIEIYADGSTSPTTTINLSGTIAAGKTFVVTDLGADTIILDKGNQTNTQLSFNGNDAIVLRKASNVIDAIGQVGFDPGTAWTSGNISTQDSNLRRKASVIAGSTNPQQTFDPSLQWDAYSATNVSNLGTHTTLAREPQRIYDIQGKAHRSPLENQLLSTVPGIVTAVAPNTATVTGEENGGFYLQDASGDGDTATSDGIFIFTGSTPSLKPGDSAIVTGTVKEIRPNNDPQNLTVTQIVSPSYTTVSTGNPLPAPTIIGNGGRIPPTTTIKSAVGNIETSTELFNPNSEGMDFYESLEGMLVQVNNAVAVSPSNSEGEIWILGDNGANATGRSPRGGISIVSSGTNVDYNPERIEVDNTLFKGTNTSLSNPDVNVAAQLGSITGIIDYRDRNYELLNTSDLNPPEKPLQPSPITRETTALKGSDSQLTVATFNASNLDPSSEKLVSRLATIIANNLQAPDIIALQDVSDNSGQQDDGIVDAKETYQALIDAIAAAGGGTYEYQQINPNNNQDGGPLNNRSAFLFNPNRVTFVAGTAGSADNAIEVNSGTTVSLNPGRIDPTNSAFNNQSKSLAGLFEFNSQKIFLVNNDFISQAEDEPLFSPNQPPARLSGAKRIEQAATVNNFVDSILAKDANANIIVLGSFNDFPTSEALNVLKGQPEGEGTAVLTNLVQNINLPAARYTAIIDGNSQPLDQILISQNLRDKTAPEIDIVHANAEFTEPEIDNFLLREPVLSRFSFGTNITLTISPSAFPDIVPPGTLRGRVTRTGETDNSVNVTLTVSDPLEANFNGLGTTQLTIGTGQSAVDFNLNAVNDQITDTTWKTVDLTAAATGYTDGRTKVTVIDDITAAIPVLPSESPAPIPSASPTPIPINNTPNVSNNTRPDNPILTPLTFDGGSSFIFNYPTDNATFGTSIGDTLAGNDGNDILIGAGGDDSLLGYQGDDILDATSGNDSLFGGKDRDTLLAGGDRDLVWGGEGADILDGGVDGDTLFGGTENDTLYGNSGNDSVYGNEGDDLIYGNDGNDSLYGNQGGDTISGWEGEDSVFAGKDNDFVFAGEGNDFVCGDLGDDYLSGEAGDDELCGREGDDTIYGGLGADTLNGDSGNDTLIGGAGNDQLQGGEGRDVFIFSDLSDNGDTILDFAAGDGGDVLNLQSVFNKLSYTGSNPIDDKFLRLVQVGSDAELQIDSDGANTANDFTVLVKLKNITASNFNSSNYTF encoded by the coding sequence ATGGCAGATTTATTTTTTTCAGAGTATATCGAAGGTAGCAACAGCAACCAAGCGCTAGAAATATACAACAGCACTGAGTCTACAGTTGACCTATCATCGGCTGGCTACGCTATAGAAATCTATGCAGATGGTAGCACTTCTCCTACAACAACAATCAACCTCAGTGGCACGATCGCAGCAGGTAAAACCTTTGTTGTGACAGACTTGGGTGCTGATACCATCATTTTAGACAAAGGCAATCAAACCAATACTCAACTATCCTTTAATGGCAACGACGCGATCGTACTGCGAAAAGCTAGTAATGTAATTGATGCGATCGGTCAAGTCGGTTTCGATCCCGGTACAGCTTGGACTAGCGGGAACATTAGCACTCAGGATAGCAATTTGCGGCGTAAAGCCAGCGTTATCGCAGGTTCTACCAACCCCCAACAAACCTTTGACCCTAGCCTGCAATGGGACGCATACTCGGCCACCAACGTCAGTAACCTGGGAACCCACACCACGTTAGCACGGGAACCCCAACGGATTTACGACATTCAAGGGAAAGCCCATCGTTCCCCCTTGGAAAACCAGCTTTTATCAACAGTTCCGGGGATTGTTACGGCTGTAGCGCCAAATACAGCTACAGTAACGGGTGAGGAAAATGGCGGATTTTATCTGCAAGATGCCTCTGGGGACGGAGACACCGCCACATCCGACGGTATTTTTATCTTCACGGGTTCCACTCCTAGCCTAAAACCAGGCGATTCAGCGATCGTTACGGGTACTGTCAAGGAAATCCGACCCAATAACGACCCCCAAAATCTCACTGTCACCCAGATTGTCAGTCCGTCTTATACCACAGTATCAACAGGCAACCCCTTACCTGCCCCTACAATCATCGGCAATGGCGGCCGGATTCCGCCAACGACAACCATTAAAAGCGCTGTTGGTAACATCGAAACCAGTACCGAATTGTTCAACCCTAACAGCGAAGGGATGGACTTCTACGAAAGCCTGGAAGGGATGCTGGTACAGGTCAATAATGCCGTAGCAGTTAGTCCCAGCAACAGCGAGGGCGAAATTTGGATATTGGGGGATAACGGGGCCAACGCTACTGGCCGTAGTCCGCGCGGGGGTATTTCTATTGTTAGTTCTGGCACTAATGTTGACTATAATCCAGAACGGATTGAGGTAGACAATACGCTATTTAAGGGTACTAATACCTCTTTAAGCAATCCTGATGTTAATGTAGCGGCGCAATTGGGAAGTATAACAGGGATAATCGACTATCGCGATCGCAACTACGAACTGCTAAATACTTCCGACTTAAATCCTCCAGAAAAACCCCTACAACCCAGTCCCATTACACGCGAAACAACGGCCCTCAAAGGCAGCGATAGCCAGTTAACGGTAGCTACATTCAACGCCAGCAATCTTGACCCCAGTTCCGAGAAGCTAGTTAGCCGCCTCGCCACTATCATCGCTAATAACCTCCAAGCACCTGATATTATTGCCCTTCAGGATGTATCCGACAATAGCGGCCAACAAGATGATGGCATAGTAGATGCTAAAGAGACTTATCAGGCTTTGATTGATGCGATCGCAGCAGCAGGAGGTGGTACTTACGAATATCAGCAAATTAACCCCAATAACAACCAAGACGGCGGCCCTCTCAACAACCGTTCCGCTTTCCTCTTCAATCCCAACCGCGTTACCTTTGTCGCAGGTACCGCAGGCAGTGCCGACAATGCTATTGAAGTTAATAGCGGCACCACTGTTTCCCTCAATCCCGGCCGCATTGACCCCACAAACAGCGCTTTTAACAATCAGTCTAAATCTCTTGCCGGACTATTTGAGTTCAACAGCCAGAAAATTTTCTTAGTTAATAATGATTTTATTTCCCAAGCAGAAGACGAGCCATTATTTAGCCCTAATCAGCCACCAGCAAGGCTTTCAGGAGCCAAACGAATTGAGCAAGCCGCAACTGTCAATAATTTTGTAGATAGCATCCTTGCCAAAGATGCCAATGCTAATATCATTGTTTTAGGCAGTTTTAACGACTTCCCAACCTCCGAAGCTTTAAATGTTTTAAAAGGTCAACCAGAAGGAGAAGGAACTGCGGTTCTTACCAATTTAGTTCAAAATATCAACTTGCCTGCCGCTCGTTACACCGCAATTATTGATGGCAACTCTCAACCTCTCGACCAAATTTTAATCAGCCAAAATCTGCGGGATAAAACTGCTCCAGAAATCGATATCGTTCACGCTAACGCCGAGTTTACCGAGCCAGAAATTGATAATTTCCTATTAAGAGAACCCGTTTTAAGTCGCTTCAGTTTTGGTACTAACATCACTTTAACTATTTCTCCCTCGGCCTTTCCAGATATCGTACCCCCAGGTACATTGAGGGGAAGAGTTACTCGAACAGGAGAAACAGACAATTCCGTTAATGTAACTCTTACTGTCAGCGACCCCTTAGAAGCTAATTTTAACGGATTGGGTACAACACAATTGACTATCGGTACTGGTCAATCTGCCGTAGATTTTAACCTTAATGCTGTCAACGATCAGATTACTGATACTACTTGGAAAACAGTAGATTTAACCGCTGCGGCAACAGGTTACACGGATGGCAGAACTAAGGTGACGGTAATTGACGATATTACAGCAGCAATTCCAGTTTTACCCTCTGAAAGTCCAGCACCAATTCCTAGTGCCTCACCTACACCTATACCTATAAATAACACTCCCAATGTTAGTAATAACACCCGCCCAGACAATCCGATCCTCACACCTCTCACCTTTGACGGCGGTTCCAGTTTCATTTTTAACTACCCGACAGATAATGCTACCTTTGGCACGAGCATTGGCGATACTCTAGCTGGAAATGACGGAAATGACATTTTGATCGGTGCAGGCGGTGACGATTCGCTATTAGGCTATCAAGGCGATGATATTTTGGATGCCACCAGTGGCAATGATAGTCTGTTTGGTGGTAAAGACAGAGATACTCTGCTTGCGGGTGGCGACAGGGATTTAGTTTGGGGCGGGGAAGGCGCTGATATTCTGGATGGCGGAGTAGACGGCGATACTCTGTTTGGAGGGACGGAGAATGATACCCTTTACGGCAACAGTGGTAATGACAGTGTTTATGGTAATGAAGGGGATGACTTGATTTACGGCAACGATGGTAATGATAGTTTGTACGGTAATCAAGGAGGTGATACGATTTCTGGCTGGGAAGGTGAGGATAGCGTGTTCGCAGGGAAGGATAATGATTTTGTTTTTGCCGGGGAGGGTAACGATTTTGTCTGCGGTGATTTGGGGGATGATTACCTCAGTGGTGAGGCCGGCGATGATGAACTCTGCGGCCGTGAAGGTGATGATACGATTTATGGGGGGCTTGGAGCGGATACGCTTAATGGGGATTCTGGTAATGATACTTTGATTGGGGGTGCTGGTAACGATCAGTTGCAGGGCGGAGAAGGCAGGGATGTTTTTATTTTCTCCGATTTAAGTGATAATGGCGATACAATCCTCGATTTTGCGGCTGGCGATGGTGGGGATGTGTTGAATTTACAGTCGGTATTTAATAAACTCAGCTATACGGGTTCTAATCCTATTGATGATAAGTTTCTGCGGTTGGTTCAAGTTGGTTCTGATGCAGAATTGCAAATTGACTCGGATGGTGCTAATACTGCGAATGATTTTACGGTACTGGTGAAGTTGAAAAATATCACTGCTAGTAATTTTAATTCCAGTAATTACACTTTTTAG